Below is a genomic region from Lampris incognitus isolate fLamInc1 chromosome 2, fLamInc1.hap2, whole genome shotgun sequence.
GGACAGAGGGCTTCAAAGGCAATGCTCGAGTCATTCTACCTGGCATGACTGCATGCATCGAATGCACACTGGAGTTGTATCCACCGCAGGTACTGCACACATTTCCTAACCTTTGTGCCAGTAATCATTCTTTCAGCCAAATGATAGACCCCCCTCCACCTTGTTTATTCTTTTAATATCAGTTTAACTTGCGTATCAATGGCATTAAGATGTTATTTTCTACTTCTTATGTTTAATCTTAGTTTCTTGCCATATTTACTACACAAGACTCCTTGGTAAAGCAGATGGTTTCTGTCCTTATTGTTAAAATGACATGCATAATATCTCTTTACATCCACAGATTAATTTCCCAATGTGCACCATTGCATCAATGCCAAGGCTACCAGAACATTGTGTGGAGTATGCCAGAATGTTACAGTGGCCCAAAGAAAAGCCTTTTGGAGGTAGGCTATTATACACAGTATTGTTACTATTTTCTACTGCAGGATGTCTGAAGCAGGGCATTTTTTCCATTGCTTTTGTTGATTATCACAATGGTTATAAATACACAAGAAGTGCATTTGTCTTAAAAGTTTGTGTCCATGCTGCTCCCAACCTCTTTACCTAGAAAATGCCTTAGATGGCGACAACCCAGAGCATATCCATTGGGTGTTCCAGAAGGCCCAGGAAAGAGCCGCTGAGTTCAATATCACAGGCGTTACCTACAGACTCACTCAAGGTGAGAAAATAGGGTCGGATTTTATCGACTGTTACAGCAGCTGAAATGTCAGTGTTAGATTTAACGAGATAGATAGAAGATGTCATGTGGAAGATCTCATTTGGGAACTTCACAATTATTTCATGGTGCTGCTGCCAGCATGGGGGTTATGAAATGGGGCATCTACAGAACAATTTAGATCACTGAAGAAAATATTTTTCTTCCCATCATAGTTATTGTTGTTTTACTGTAAAAATGTTACCTTAACTTAAATGTTTTGACATCTGAGGTATTCTCAAACATCTGCAAAGTCATGCTGCTCATTTTTGGAAATAACATTTCTTCATCATCTTTGATAACTCAAATTATCATTGGAAGTACCTGCTTGTTGATATGTGTGGTggcaaaacacattttaaaataaCTAGCTTTGGGCACATGCAACAGGGCAGTACAAAATATGTACTTTTTGCAAATTTAATAGAGAGCTGTCTTAATTACAAGTACCATTCCAGTTTGCCGAAGTTGTGAATTTAAAACGTTTTTTCTTCTTGTGCCATAGGAGTTGTGAAGAGGATCATCCCTGCTGTAGCATCAACTAATGCTGTTATTTCTGGTATGAAACTCAAGTAGCAAAGTGATTAACTACTATGTCAAATGTATCATTGAAAGAGATCGATTTATAATAAAAATATTTGATGTTATGCATAAAAGACAGGTTGAAACAAAATTGGCAGCAATAAACACCATTTTgttggttttttcttttttgcatcatttacaaaagtttgaaatacatctcttttattttattttacttttgttaCCCGTAGCTGCCTGCGCCACTGAAGTTTTCAAAATTGCTTCAAGGTTTGTGGCAGATACATAGTCTCAATTCTATACAATATATTCTTAAATAGAAATGATTTCTCCCTGTGACagcgggttttttttgtttttttttgcagcgcTTATATTCCTTTAAATAATTACCTGGTCTTTAATGATGTGGATGGATTGTACACTTACACCTTTGAAGCAGAGCGAAAGGTTTGTGGTTCACAGCCTTAATGATAAATGCTCTTGTCAAAAGCATGACGATATTCCTGCAGTTTTGTTGGAACTGCACTGCATATGTGGCTCACTCATAACATTATGGCTCACTCATAAATCTTTATTTTATGCTCTGCATCTTCTGTACATGACAGTTTATCTATATTTTGATTAACAGGACAACTGCCCAGCCTGTAGCCAGGTCCCACAAGACCTACAGTTCCCGCCTTCTGCCAAACTGCAGGAGGTGTTGGAGTATCTGACCGAAAACTCCTCGCTGTGAGTATCAgatctgactgacagactgacttgtAATACCAACATGGAAAAAAATGACAATGGTTCAGtatacttgatttttttttacaattgaaATTTTAATGTATTTTATAGACAAATGAAATCTCCAGCTATCACCACAACTCTGGAAGGGAAAAATAAGACACTATATTTACAGGTAATTCATCTGTATTGAAAAATTATGCACGCCATGTGTCTGAATATATTTCATGACTAATttgctctttgtttgtttgtttttttgcagtctGTTAAATCCATCGAAGAGAGAACAAGACCAAATCTCTGCAAAACGTTGAAAGGTACTTCGATTTTGACCCCTCAGTTGATTTCAGTCCATGAAACATGACTAAATTCTTAACCTGTTCAAATGTATGACATTGTGCTCTTGTGCTGCAGAACTTGGCTTATCAGATGGACAGGAGCTAGCCGTGGCAGACGTCACCACACCCCAGACAGTTCTCTTCAAGCTAAATTTCACCTCCTAAAACCTCATTAACATGCAGCATTAAGGCCAAGTTCACGGCAAACCACATCTTGCATCTTGGGGTCATTTTGATGTTACATTTATATATTTGACTGGATGATGTAATGTAAATTCATTCTCACTTTATCGGGAGAGACTTGCAGGATAGAAATGTTGATAATTTCAAGCTGGAATCTGTTGAACGgcttaattttttttattaacaTTGTTTACTCCATTTGTCATTGTCTTGTGTTGATCCTCATAATATTTTTTTTTGCCGTCAGTGAAATGAATATAA
It encodes:
- the uba3 gene encoding NEDD8-activating enzyme E1 catalytic subunit; protein product: MADAEEPEKKRRRIEDLTDKMAVDGGHTESACDWNGRWNHVKKFLERPGPFTHPDFEPSTESLQFLLDTCKILVIGAGGLGCELLKNLALSGFRLIHVVDMDTIDVSNLNRQFLFRPKDVGRPKAEVAADFINDRIPGCKVVPHFNKIQDFDETFYRQFHIIVCGLDSIIARRWMNGMLLSLLSYEDRVLDPSSIIPLIDGGTEGFKGNARVILPGMTACIECTLELYPPQINFPMCTIASMPRLPEHCVEYARMLQWPKEKPFGENALDGDNPEHIHWVFQKAQERAAEFNITGVTYRLTQGVVKRIIPAVASTNAVISAACATEVFKIASSAYIPLNNYLVFNDVDGLYTYTFEAERKDNCPACSQVPQDLQFPPSAKLQEVLEYLTENSSLQMKSPAITTTLEGKNKTLYLQSVKSIEERTRPNLCKTLKELGLSDGQELAVADVTTPQTVLFKLNFTS